The segment CTTTTTTGTGGGTACTTTTAATTTTTTTTTGCATGTAGTAGAATAATAAATAAACTAAAAGGAGAATATCCATGAAAATAAGAAAAGAATATACATACCCTTTAGAATTTATTCATGATATTCCAAGAGGCAAATGGAAAATCTTTATTATGTGGCAAATTTATTATCGAAAAAATATTTTTAGATGAATTAAAGAGTATTTCCAAATAAGTCCCATTCTTATCATAAAATGATTGAATGCAGTAGAACCCACTGCATCTCCTTTTTGCAATTGAACATTGAATAATAATAGCAAATTCAATATTATTGAAATCAATATTTTCCATAAAGAACTTCCTAAAGTTTTATACATTGAAGATACAATAAAAAATAGAGATTTCCTATATAAATACTTTTGCTTTTAATAATTTAATTTACAAATTCTAAAGGAGTGTTTAAAGTCTAGTTTTTAATACTTAGTTATATTCATTATTTATGTTTCGCCCATTTACAATCCATAAATTCAAGTCCTGAAAATTCTGCGCAAAAGCTTGAATTTTCAGGACTACAAGCATAAATACCTATATTAATTGTTCCGTTAGCAGAAAATAGATGAAAAATTCTCATTTGTTTATAATTAATACCATCATAAGATGATTCTATACAAAAATCATTTTCACGACGACTAAGACGATAATACATGAACTTTTGTATGGCAGGAATATCTGTTGTTGCCCAATCAGAATAACCATTATTTGTAACAACACTTCCAAGTCTTTGAAACTCTTCATTTTCATACTCAATTGAAGCCTTAAACCAATTATCAGAGTTTTGGTAAATAATAACTCCGCATTGGTCATA is part of the Cetobacterium somerae ATCC BAA-474 genome and harbors:
- a CDS encoding DUF1349 domain-containing protein, with product MVKRRKFMKNSIKLTDLKLEWINEPKHSKIESGKVSIITDPQTDFWQRTYYGFQNNNAPALLSKIADKYFSFVVKTEFNSKQRYDQCGVIIYQNSDNWFKASIEYENEEFQRLGSVVTNNGYSDWATTDIPAIQKFMYYRLSRRENDFCIESSYDGINYKQMRIFHLFSANGTINIGIYACSPENSSFCAEFSGLEFMDCKWAKHK